A DNA window from Camelina sativa cultivar DH55 chromosome 13, Cs, whole genome shotgun sequence contains the following coding sequences:
- the LOC104735746 gene encoding phenolic glucoside malonyltransferase 1-like, translating into MASSLNIIEVARVTPSNFDSSESLTLPLTFFDLQWYKLHTVKRVIFYRLTDATRNVFESVIVPKLKASLSSSLSHYLPLAGKLVWEQLDPKPSIIFSPNDAVSFTVAESTADFSSLSGNLPFFSIELYPLVPELSVSDESASAVSFQVTLFPNQGFCIGVNVHHAVLDGKTTTMFLKSWARKCKEEEAAHTSLPQDLTPFYDRAVIKSPRDLDTEVLNVWHSLAKMFSGGKEPENPKSLKLLPSGEVGTDVTRYTLSLTREDVEKLRERLKRESSVSSLATKELRLSTFVVVFSYAWTALIKAKGGDQERLVGYGFAVDCRSLMDPPVPSTYFGNCISACFKTPIKAETFMSEEGFLAAATLVSDSVEALDESVAWKTPELLEAFATIPPGALLLSVSGSTRFGVYGLDFGWGRPEKVVVVSIDQSEAISMAESRDGNGGVEVGFSLKKHEMDLLIDLLHNGLKN; encoded by the coding sequence ATGGCTTCATCACTTAATATCATCGAGGTAGCACGAGTCACCCCTTCGAACTTTGACTCGTCTGAGTCCCTCACTCTCCCACTCACCTTCTTCGACCTTCAATGGTACAAACTCCACACGGTTAAACGAGTCATCTTCTATAGACTCACCGACGCAACTCGCAATGTCTTCGAGTCAGTCATCGTCCCCAAGCTCAAAGCCTCTCTCTCCTCATCCCTCTCCCACTATCTCCCACTGGCTGGCAAACTCGTTTGGGAACAACTAGACCCCAAACCGAGCATCATCTTCTCTCCAAATGACGCCGTCTCATTCACCGTCGCCGAGTCAACAGCTGATTTCTCTAGTTTATCCGGCAACTTACCGTTCTTCTCCATTGAATTATACCCGTTAGTCCCCGAGTTAAGTGTCTCCGACGAGTCAGCCTCCGCCGTGTCGTTTCAAGTCACGTTATTTCCAAACCAAGGGTTTTGCATTGGCGTAAACGTACACCATGCAGTTTTGGATGGAAAAACGACAACCATGTTTCTCAAATCCTGGGCTCGCaaatgcaaagaagaagaagccgcaCACACTTCCCTACCACAGGATCTAACCCCATTTTACGATCGTGCCGTCATAAAAAGTCCAAGGGATTTGGATACAGAGGTCTTAAACGTTTGGCACTCATTAGCCAAAATGTTCAGCGGCGGTAAAGAACCCGAAAATCCCAAAAGCTTAAAGCTTCTGCCGTCGGGGGAGGTCGGTACTGACGTGACTCGATACACTCTCAGTCTCACTAGAGAAGATGTTGAGAAGCTTAGAGAGCGACTCAAGAGAGAATCATCTGTTTCCTCCTTAGCAACGAAGGAGCTTCGCTTATCGACATTTGTGGTAGTTTTCTCGTACGCATGGACGGCTTTAATCAAAGCCAAAGGCGGTGATCAGGAGAGACTAGTCGGGTACGGATTTGCGGTGGATTGTCGAAGCCTCATGGATCCACCGGTTCCATCGACTTATTTTGGCAATTGCATTTCTGCTTGTTTTAAAACGCCCATAAAGGCAGAGACGTTTATGAGTGAAGAAGGGTTTTTGGCTGCTGCGACATTAGTTAGTGATTCGGTTGAGGCATTGGACGAGAGTGTAGCATGGAAGACTCCAGAGCTTTTGGAAGCATTTGCGACTATTCCACCAGGAGCACTACTTCTCTCCGTTTCAGGTTCGACCCGGTTTGGAGTATACGGGTTGGATTTCGGGTGGGGCAGACCGGAGAAAGTGGTGGTTGTGTCGATTGATCAAAGCGAAGCGATTTCCATGGCAGAGAGCAGAGATGGAAATGGTGGTGTGGAGGTTGGCTTCTCTCTCAAGAAACATGAAATGGATCTTCTCATTGATTTGCTTCATAACGGcctaaaaaattaa
- the LOC104735747 gene encoding uncharacterized protein LOC104735747 isoform X2, translating into MDFHSLLRRDLQFLCKRNKIPANMTNIAMADALSALEIVEGLDEYMNQSELSPTSVAKKPPSTATRTTRRKTTMKAEPQSSSLLVSRSCRSTSKSLAGEMDQENVPQEPKTNTVKFEANVPKTPAARTTRKASAATSCAKKDELVQSVYNTRRSTRLLEKCMADLTLKTRETLDKPARNEYTEQKVSAQEKNPAGSEAEVIPGRDLSVSMEQVWENLKNDSDQVVEDLEVYVDIGEIAAMDANTKTNKEEMSEVRADDKESENSLVKVDKQEETLQVMCEKKNDSEQEIGDLGDIPVLEHANTETHNVDNESKNVLASDNSSVDPQDAEQAIQENECEPEKINNFDVEAKEDQTEQAIQENEFEPEKINSFGVETKVDQTDSDAGDLKTEQAILKNDAEPGKINNFDEEDTMVNQTNSDAGDSETEVEDDSGVDSDSTISEADSNQAVLGSDIADEEITLSESEGSAASAPNTPPLLEKAEVKTTPLSPFAARSISAQFPRPSKSTTPSKNSALKPVNVENKENSMELMMNVDNNENGEKKGEEAKKKKKVGIDEEHLKDASMRQLKKMMKALTFKDSNRTALQILPSNNQTAE; encoded by the exons ATGGATTTCCACAGCCTTCTCAGAAGAGATCTTCAATTTCTCTGCAAGAGGAACAAAATCCCAGCCAATATGACCAATATCGCCATGGCCGATGCTCTCAGTGCTCTTGAGATC GTTGAAGGTCTTGATGAGTACATGAATCAATCCGAGCTGTCTCCAACCAGTGTAGCTAAGAAGCCACCAAGTACTGCTACTCGAACAACTCGAAGAAAGACTACAATGAAAGCTGAACCACAGTCGTCTTCACTGTTGGTGTCCCGTTCTTGTCGTTCTACGAGCAAGTCTCTTGCTGGAGAAATGGACCAGGAAAACGTTCCTCAAGAACCCAAGACTAACACTGTCAAGTTTGAAGCCAATGTGCCCAAAACGCCTGCAGCACGAACCACAAGGAAAGCTTCAGCAGCAACTTCTTGTGCTAAGAAGGATGAATTGGTCCAGTCGGTGTACAACACTAGGAGATCAACCAGGCTGTTGGAAAAATGTATGGCTGATCTGACCTTGAAGACTAGAGAAACTTTGGATAAGCCAGCGAGGAATGAATATACAGAACAAAAAGTATCTGCGCAGGAGAAGAATCCAGCTG GTTCAGAGGCTGAAGTTATCCCAGGTAGAGATTTAAGTGTTTCTATGGAACAAGTATGGGAGAACTTGAAGAATGACAGTGACCAAGTAGTTGAAGATCTTGAGGTATATGTTGATATTGGTGAGATTGCTGCTATGGATGCAAACACTAAGACCAACAAGGAAGAGATGAGTGAAGTTAGGGCTGATGATAAAG AATCTGAGAATAGCTTAGTCAAAGTAGACAAACAAGAAGAAACTTTGCAGGTTATGTGTGAGAAGAAGAATGACAGTGAACAGGAGATTGGAGATCTTGGTGATATTCCTGTCTTGGAACATGCAAACACTGAGACACACAATGTTGATAATG AGTCCAAGAACGTTCTAGCTTCCGACAATTCTTCAGTAGACCCACAAGACGCAGAACAGGCAATTCAGGAGAATGAGTGTGAGCCTGAGAAAATCAACAATTTCGATGTAGAGGCAAAGGAGGACCAAACAGAACAGGCAATTCAGGAGAATGAGTTTGAGCCTGAGAAAATCAACAGTTTCGGTGTAGAGACAAAGGTGGACCAAACCGATAGTGATGCTGGTGATTTGAAAACCGAACAGGCAATTCTGAAGAATGACGCTGAACCTGGGAAAATCAACAATTTCGATGAAGAAGACACAATGGTGAACCAAACCAATAGCGATGCTGGTGATTCAGAAACTGAAGTGGAAGATGATTCTGGTGTTGACTCAGATAGCACTATCTCTGAAGCTGATTCGAACCAAGCCGTACTGGGATCTGATATTGCTGATGAAGAGATTACTCTTTCGGAATCAGAAGGCTCTGCTGCTAGTGCTCCAAATActcctcctcttcttgaaaAGGCTGAAGTCAAAACAACTCCGTTATCTCCATTTGCAGCACGATCAATCTCAGCTCAATTTCCAAGACCAAGCAAATCAACAACTCCATCAAAGAACTCGGCTCTGAAGCCTGTCAATGTCGAGAACAAAGAGAACAGCATGGAGTTGATGATGAATGTTGACAATAATGAGAATGGAGAGAAGAAAGGTGAAGaggctaagaagaagaagaaggtcggGATTGATGAAGAGCACTTGAAAGATGCGAGCATGAGGCaactgaagaagatgatgaaggcCCTTACTTTCAAGGACAGTAACAGAACTGCGTTGCAGATATTGCCTAGTAATAATCAGACTgcagagtag
- the LOC104735747 gene encoding uncharacterized protein LOC104735747 isoform X1 — MDFHSLLRRDLQFLCKRNKIPANMTNIAMADALSALEIVEGLDEYMNQSELSPTSVAKKPPSTATRTTRRKTTMKAEPQSSSLLVSRSCRSTSKSLAGEMDQENVPQEPKTNTVKFEANVPKTPAARTTRKASAATSCAKKDELVQSVYNTRRSTRLLEKCMADLTLKTRETLDKPARNEYTEQKVSAQEKNPAGSEAEVIPGRDLSVSMEQVWENLKNDSDQVVEDLEVYVDIGEIAAMDANTKTNKEEMSEVRADDKESENSLVKVDKQEETLQVMCEKKNDSEQEIGDLGDIPVLEHANTETHNVDNGIESKNVLASDNSSVDPQDAEQAIQENECEPEKINNFDVEAKEDQTEQAIQENEFEPEKINSFGVETKVDQTDSDAGDLKTEQAILKNDAEPGKINNFDEEDTMVNQTNSDAGDSETEVEDDSGVDSDSTISEADSNQAVLGSDIADEEITLSESEGSAASAPNTPPLLEKAEVKTTPLSPFAARSISAQFPRPSKSTTPSKNSALKPVNVENKENSMELMMNVDNNENGEKKGEEAKKKKKVGIDEEHLKDASMRQLKKMMKALTFKDSNRTALQILPSNNQTAE, encoded by the exons ATGGATTTCCACAGCCTTCTCAGAAGAGATCTTCAATTTCTCTGCAAGAGGAACAAAATCCCAGCCAATATGACCAATATCGCCATGGCCGATGCTCTCAGTGCTCTTGAGATC GTTGAAGGTCTTGATGAGTACATGAATCAATCCGAGCTGTCTCCAACCAGTGTAGCTAAGAAGCCACCAAGTACTGCTACTCGAACAACTCGAAGAAAGACTACAATGAAAGCTGAACCACAGTCGTCTTCACTGTTGGTGTCCCGTTCTTGTCGTTCTACGAGCAAGTCTCTTGCTGGAGAAATGGACCAGGAAAACGTTCCTCAAGAACCCAAGACTAACACTGTCAAGTTTGAAGCCAATGTGCCCAAAACGCCTGCAGCACGAACCACAAGGAAAGCTTCAGCAGCAACTTCTTGTGCTAAGAAGGATGAATTGGTCCAGTCGGTGTACAACACTAGGAGATCAACCAGGCTGTTGGAAAAATGTATGGCTGATCTGACCTTGAAGACTAGAGAAACTTTGGATAAGCCAGCGAGGAATGAATATACAGAACAAAAAGTATCTGCGCAGGAGAAGAATCCAGCTG GTTCAGAGGCTGAAGTTATCCCAGGTAGAGATTTAAGTGTTTCTATGGAACAAGTATGGGAGAACTTGAAGAATGACAGTGACCAAGTAGTTGAAGATCTTGAGGTATATGTTGATATTGGTGAGATTGCTGCTATGGATGCAAACACTAAGACCAACAAGGAAGAGATGAGTGAAGTTAGGGCTGATGATAAAG AATCTGAGAATAGCTTAGTCAAAGTAGACAAACAAGAAGAAACTTTGCAGGTTATGTGTGAGAAGAAGAATGACAGTGAACAGGAGATTGGAGATCTTGGTGATATTCCTGTCTTGGAACATGCAAACACTGAGACACACAATGTTGATAATGGTATCG AGTCCAAGAACGTTCTAGCTTCCGACAATTCTTCAGTAGACCCACAAGACGCAGAACAGGCAATTCAGGAGAATGAGTGTGAGCCTGAGAAAATCAACAATTTCGATGTAGAGGCAAAGGAGGACCAAACAGAACAGGCAATTCAGGAGAATGAGTTTGAGCCTGAGAAAATCAACAGTTTCGGTGTAGAGACAAAGGTGGACCAAACCGATAGTGATGCTGGTGATTTGAAAACCGAACAGGCAATTCTGAAGAATGACGCTGAACCTGGGAAAATCAACAATTTCGATGAAGAAGACACAATGGTGAACCAAACCAATAGCGATGCTGGTGATTCAGAAACTGAAGTGGAAGATGATTCTGGTGTTGACTCAGATAGCACTATCTCTGAAGCTGATTCGAACCAAGCCGTACTGGGATCTGATATTGCTGATGAAGAGATTACTCTTTCGGAATCAGAAGGCTCTGCTGCTAGTGCTCCAAATActcctcctcttcttgaaaAGGCTGAAGTCAAAACAACTCCGTTATCTCCATTTGCAGCACGATCAATCTCAGCTCAATTTCCAAGACCAAGCAAATCAACAACTCCATCAAAGAACTCGGCTCTGAAGCCTGTCAATGTCGAGAACAAAGAGAACAGCATGGAGTTGATGATGAATGTTGACAATAATGAGAATGGAGAGAAGAAAGGTGAAGaggctaagaagaagaagaaggtcggGATTGATGAAGAGCACTTGAAAGATGCGAGCATGAGGCaactgaagaagatgatgaaggcCCTTACTTTCAAGGACAGTAACAGAACTGCGTTGCAGATATTGCCTAGTAATAATCAGACTgcagagtag